Part of the Neisseria leonii genome is shown below.
CGTAGACGATGCGTCCAAAGTCAAAGCCTCGTTCTTGGCCGCCGTTGCCGAGGGCAGTGCCGAAAGCCCGCTGGTGTCGCCCGAATATGCTGCCGAACTGCTGGGTACCATGCTCGGCGGTTACAATATCCACCCGCTGATTGAGCTGCTGGATAACGACAAGCTGGCGCCGATTGCGGCCGAAGGCCTGAAACACACGCTCTTGATGTTCGATGCTTTCCACGATGTGCAGGAAAAAGCCGAGCAGGGCAATGCACATGCCAAAGCCGTATTGCAGTCTTGGGCGGATGCCGAATGGTTTACCTCCCGCGAAGCCGTTCCCGAAAAAATTACCGTAACCGTCTTCAAGGTAGACGGCGAAACCAATACCGACGATCTGTCTCCCGCCCCCGATGCGTGGAGCCGTCCCGACATTCCGCTGCACGCGCTGGCGATGCTGAAAAACCCGCGCGACGGTATTTCCCCCGATAAGCCTGGCGAAGTCGGCCCCATCAAACTCTTGGAAGAACTGAAAGCCAAAGGCCATCCGGTAGCTTATGTCGGCGACGTAGTCGGCACCGGTTCTTCACGCAAATCGGCCACCAACTCAGTCATCTGGCACACCGGCAGAGACATTCCTTTTGTGCCGAACAAACGTTTCGGCGGTGTGTGTCTGGGCGGAAAAATCGCTCCGATTTTCTTCAATACCCAGGAAGATTCGGGCGCACTGCCGATCGAAGTCGATGTATCGCAACTGAAAATGGGCGATGTGGTCGATATTCTGCCGTATGAAGGCAAAATCGTGAAAAATGGCGAGACGGTTGCCGAATTTGAATTGAAGTCGCAGGTGCTGCTGGACGAAGTGCAGGCCGGCGGGCGCATCAATCTGATTATCGGCCGCGGTCTGACAGCCAAAGCGCGCGAAGCACTGGGCTTGCCCGCTTCCGACAAATTCCGCCTGCCTCAGCCGCCAGCCGAAAGTAATGCCGGTTTCTCGCTGGCGCAGAAAATGGTCGGCCGTGCCTGCGGCCTGCCCGAAGGCCAAGGTGTCCGTCCCGGCACTTACTGCGAACCGCGCATGACTACTGTCGGCTCGCAAGACACCACCGGCCCGATGACCCGTGACGAGTTGAAAGACTTGGCCTGCTTGGGCTTCTCTGCCGACCTAGTGATGCAGTCGTTCTGCCACACCGCCGCTTATCCGAAACCGGTGGACGTGAAAACCCACAAAGAGCTGCCTGAATTTATTTCCACGCGCGGCGGCGTTTCGCTGCGTCCGGGCGACGGCGTGATTCACTCATGGCTCAACCGTCTGTTGCTGCCCGATACCGTCGGTACCGGCGGCGACTCGCACACCCGCTTCCCTCTGGGCATTTCTTTCCCCGCAGGTTCCGGGCTGGTGGCCTTTGCCGCCGCCACCGGCGTGATGCCGCTGGATATGCCCGAAAGCGTATTGGTGCGCTTCTCCGGCAAATTGCAGCCGGGGGTTACGCTGCGCGATTTGGTCAATGCGATTCCGCTGTATGCCATCAAGCAGGGTCTGCTGACTGTGGCCAAAGCCGGCAAGAAAAACATTTTCTCCGGCCGCATTCTGGAAATCGAAGGCCTGCCCGATTTGAAAGTGGAACAGGCGTTTGAGCTGAGCGACGCTTCTGCCGAGCGTTCGGCCGCCGGCTGTACCGTGAAGCTCAATCAAGAGCCGATTATCGAATACATGAAGTCCAATATCGTGTTGATGAAAAACATGATTGCCGACGGCTATCAAGATGCGCGCACCTTGGAACGCCGCATCAAGGCCATGGAGGCTTGGCTGGCCGATCCGCAGCTTTTGGAAGCCGATGCCGATGCCGAATATGCGGCTGTCATCGAAATCAATATGGACGACATCAAAGAGCCGATTATCGCTTGCCCGAACGATCCCGATGATGTGTGTTTTATGTCCGAAAAATCCGGTACGGCAATCGACGAAGTCTTTATCGGTTCGTGCATGACCAATATCGGCCATTTCCGTGCCGCTTCCAAACTGCTGGAAGGCAAGAGCGATATTCCGGTACGCCTGTGGGTGGCACCGCCGACCAAAATGGATGCAAACCAATTGTCCGACGAAGGCCACTACGGCGTACTCGGCCGTGCCGGTGCGCGTATGGAAATGCCCGGCTGCTCGCTGTGTATGGGCAATCAGGCGCAAGTACGCGAAGGTGCCACCGTGATGTCCACCTCCACCCGCAACTTCCCCAACCGTTTGGGTAAAAACACCAATGTGTTCTTGGGTTCGGCGGAACTGGCTGCGATTTGCTCCAAGTTGGGCAAAATCCCGACAGTTGAGGAATACCGGGCCAATATCGGTATCATCAACGAACAGGGCGATCAGATTTACCGCTACATGAACTTTAACGAAATCGCCAAATACAGTGAAGTTGCCGATACGGTAAAAGTGTAAAACGCTTCATTGGTCAGGCCGTCCGAAAACGCATGATGCCGTTTTCAGACGGCTTTTTTTCTGTTGTGCCGTTTTTTCTGTCGGACACCGGCAACCGGCAGGCGGTACAGATACAGGCTGTGTTGAAGAGGCAGACGGCAGCGGTGCGAGGGAGAATATTGTCCGTATTTCAGATACTGTAATATCCTTGATTACAATAATATGGACGGTATTTCGGTATTTGATGCGGATAGAGTTACAGTCTGCCGATTACATTTTCAGACGGCCTGAGGTTTAGGCCGGCTTGGAATGGGCGCGGCAGCAGCGGAAGAGAAAGGAGCAAAAGATAAGCTGTGCAGCAGTTGTGGGCGGTAGGCGGAAAAAAAGTGCGCCGAAGCGCACCAAAGCGGGGTGGAATGATCCGGTCAGCCGAATTTGCCGGTAATGTAGTCTTCGGTTTCTTTGCGGCTCGGGTTTTTGAACATTTTGTCCGTATGATCCACTTCAATCAGCTCGCCCAGATACATATAGGCGGTATAGTCGGAAACGCGGGCGGCCTGCTGCATATTGTGGGTAACGATGGCGATGGTGTAGTCCTGTTTCAGTTCGGTTACCAATTCTTCGATGTGGGCGGTGGAAATCGGATCAAGTGCGGAGGTCGGCTCGTCCAGCAGCACCACTTCGGGCTTGGCCGCCACAGCACGGGCGATGCACAGACGCTGCTGCTGGCCGCCGGACAGTGAGTTGCCGCTCTGTTTGAGCTTGTCTTTTACCTCGCCCCACAGCGCGGCTTTTTTCAGCGCCCATTCCACGCGGTCGTCCAAGTCGCTTTTGCTCAATTTTTCATACAGTTTCACGCCGAAAGTAACATTGTCGTAAATCGACATCGGAAACGGGGTCGGTTTTTGGAACACCATGCCGACTTTGGCACGCAGCAGGTTCAGATCGACACTTTTGTCCAGAATGTTTTTTCCGTCCAAGAGCAGTTCGCCTTCGGCGCGCATACCGGGATAGAGGTCGTACATACGGTTGAAAGTACGCAGCAGGGTGGATTTGCCGCAGCCCGACGGGCCGATAAAGGCCGTAACCTGGTTGGCGGGAATATCCAGATTGATGTTTTTCAGGGCATGGAAGCTGCCGTAGTAGAAATTGAAGTTGCGGACGGTGATTTTGCTCGCTTGCATCGTGTTTCCTTATCGTGTGTTGGGTGTTTCAGACGGCCTTTTTATGCCGTTATGCCGTCTGAAAACACGGTCATCGGGGGTGCTTATTTGCGGTTGCCGACATAGCGCGCGGTAATGTTGGCAGCCAGAACGGTCAGGGTAATCAGCAGGGCGGCGGCCCAGGCCAGCTTGTGCCAGTCGGCATAAGGCGACATGGCAAACTGGTAGATGACGTTCGGCAGGTTGGCGATGGGCTGGTTCATATTAATGCTGAAAAACTGGTTGTTCAGTGCGGTAAACAGCAGCGGTGCGGTTTCGCCGGAGATGCGGGCAAAAGCCAGCAGAATGCCGGTCAGCACGCCGGCCTTGGCCGCGCGCAGTGTGACCATGCTGACCAGTTTCCATTTCGGCGTACCCAGCGCATAAGCGGCTTCGCGCAGCGAGTTGGGAACCAGTTTGAGCATGTCTTCTGTTGTGCGCACCACTACCGGTACCACCAACAGGGACAGTGCCAGTGCACCGGCCCAACCGGAGAAGTGGCCTTGGCGCACGACGACCAGTTCGTAGATGAACAGACCGATGACGATGGAGGGGGCGGAAAGCAGAATATCGTTTATAAAACGGGTGGCGGCGGCCATTTTGCTGCGCTGGCCGAATTCGGCCAGGTAAATACCGCACAAAATGCCGATGGGGGTGCCGACCAGCAGGCCGAACAGTGTAATCAGCAGGCTGCCGAGAATGGCGTTGCGCAGACCGCCCTCCACGCCCGGCGGCGGGGTGTCGGCAGTAAAGAGGCCGAGACTCAGGCCGCTGAAACCGTGGCCGAACAGGGTAACGAAAATCCAGCCCAGCCAGAACAGGCCGAAAGCCATTGTCAGCCAAGCCATGGTCAGATTGAAGCGGTTGATGAACCGGCGGCGGGAATACAGGGAAGCGTTCATTTTCAGACGGCCTTTCGGTTTAGTGGCTGCGGCCTTCGTTGCGGCTCATGCGCAGCAGCATGACTTTGGACAGGCAGAGTACGACAAAGGTAATGACAAACAGAATCAAACCCAGATAAAGCAGCGAGGAGAGGTGCATCGGATTGGCTGCTTCGGCAAATTCGTTGGCCAAAGCAGAGGTAATCGATACGCCCGAAGTATAGAGGCTGGCACTGATGTTGAAGGTGTTGCCGATGACGAATGTGACTGCCATGGTTTCGCCCAAGGCACGGCCCAGTCCGAGAATGATGCCGCCGACCACACCGGCTTTGGTGTAGGGCAGAACTACATGACGCATCACTTCCCACGTGGTGCTGCCCAAACCGTAGGCCGATTCTTTGAGCATCGGCGGTGTGACTGCAAACACATCGCGCATCACGGAAGCGATATAGGGAATAATCATAATCGCCAGAATCAGCGCGGCGGCAAACAGGCCGATACCCATCGGCGCGCCCTGGAACAGTATGCCGACCAGCGGCAGCGGGCCGAGATATTTGATGAATAACGGCTGAATGTATTCAGAGAAAAACGGGGCAAAGACAAACAGCCCCCACATACCGTAAATAATCGAAGGAATGCCGGCCAGCAGTTCGATACAGATGCCCAGCGGGCGGCGCAGCACAATCGGACACAATTCGGTCAGAAAAACCGCAATACCGAAACTGACCGGCACCGCGATCAGCAGAGCGATGGCCGAAGTGACCAGCGTGCCGTACACCGGTGCCAGTGCGCCGTAGCGCCCGGCCACCGTGTCCCATTCTGCCGAAGTGAAGAATCCGAAACCGAATTCGCGCATACTCGGCATCGCACCGACAATCAGTGAAATCAGAATGCCCGCAAGGCTGGCCAGCACCAGAAAAGCGAAAGTGCGCGTGGTGCCGACAAATAAACCGTCCAGCAGACGCTGGCGTTTCAGTTGTCTGGAAAGCTCGGTCATGATTGATGCCCATTTGTTAGGATTTGTGCGCGGAGTGTAACAAGCGATTGTTGCAGGAATATGACGTACGGCAGCACGGCGGACGGGCAAAAAAAAAGGTGCGCCGAAGCGCACCGGAATCAGGGAGAGTATTTATAGCACTCCGACAATGCTCTCACACAGATAGTCGATATTGTCGTCGGTGATACCGGCCACATTGATACGGCCGGAACGGACGGCATAGACGGCAAATTCGTCTTTCAGACGATCCACCTGTTCGGGTGTGAGGCCGGAGAACGAGAACATACCGTTTTGCCGGACAATAAAGTCGAAATCCTGTTTGGCACCTTTTTCTTTCAGCAGCGCGACAAATTTTTCGCGCATCTGTTTGATGCGGCCGCGCATTTCGTCCAGCTCGGCAATCCATTGCGCTTTCAGCTCCGCGTCTTTCAACACCAGTGCGACGGTTGAGCCGCCGTGTGAGGCAGGGTTGGAGTACAGCGTGCGGATAATCGATTTGACTTGGCTGAAAGCGCGGCCGGCGGTTTCGGTATCGGCGGCCACCAGCGTAAACGCGCCCACGCGCTCGTTATAGAGGCCGAAGTTTTTGGAATACGAGCTGGCAACCAGCAATTCTCTGTTCTTTTCGGCAAACACGCGCAGCCCGTAGGCATCTTCTTCCAAGCCGTTGGCAAAGCCCTGATAGGCGAAGTCGAACAGCGGCAGCCAGCCTTTTTCGGCCGCCATATCGGCCAATTGCCGCCATTGTTCGGGCGTGGGATCGATGCCGGTGGGGTTGTGGCAGCAGCCGTGCAGCAGCACCACATCGCCCGCCCGGGCTTGGGACAAATCTTCGATCAGGCCGTTCCAGTCCAAGCCGTGGGTGGTTTTGTCGTAATAGCGGTAGTCGCGGACAGGGATGCCGACGGCTTGGAAAATGGCATTGTGGTTCGGCCAGGTCGGGGTGGAAATCCAGATATTTTGCGCACCGGTTTGACGTTTGATAAATTCGGCCGCCACGCGCAGCGCGCCGGTGCCGCCCAAACTTTGTGCCGTTTTGGCGCGGTTGGAAGCGATGACTTCGCTGTTTTCGCCGAACAGCAGAATTTGGGTTTGTTCGTTGTAGTCGGCCACGCCGTCGATGGTCAGATAGTTTTTCGTGTTTTCACTGTCCAGCAGGCGTTTTTCGGCTTCTTTGACGGCTTTGACAATCGGGGTCTGCCCTTGTGCGTCTTTATAGACACCGATGCCGAGATTGACTTTTTGCGCGCGCTGCTCGGCTTTGAAGGCTTCGCCCAAACCCAGAATCGGGTCGGCCGGTGCGGCTTGGATATTGTCGAAGAACATAAAAACGTGCCTTTCGGAAAGTGGGGTCGGAAAAGGAAACACCCGCCATCTTACGCTTTTTAACAGGGCTTGGAAACTATATTGTTCGCATTGGGCGAGGCGTGGTGCGGACGGACAGTACTGTTTTTTCGGAACGGCGGGTTTATAATCAGGCCGTCTGAAAACAGTTTTGGGAGAGAAGATGAAACGGATCATCATGTGCGGGCTGATGCTGGCGGCACTGCCTGCGGCAGCCGAGGGGCTGAATTACAATGTGGTGTCGTTCAGCGAGAGTGCGACGGCACTGGTGGCCAACGACTTGATGGATGTACGCCTGACCGTGCGTGAAGAGGGTGGCGACCGGCAGGCGGTCAGCAATGCGGTAACGCGCAAGCTGAATATCCTGAATGCGCGTATCCGCGGACAGGAGGCAATGGAAAGCGAGCTGGTGCACCGCAGTGTTTCGCCGCGTTACGAAAAGGGTAAAGTGGCGGCTTGGCTCGATCAGGCAACTGTCCGTGTGCAGAGCCGGGATTTTCAGGCGCTGAACAAACTGATTGCGCAAAGCCAGCAGGAAGCAGTGTTGCAGGGCATGAATTTCCGTGTTTCTGCGCAAAAACGCAGTGAAACCGTGAACCGGCTGAGCCGTCAGGCTTTGGAAAATTTTCAGGCACGGGCGGAAGTCGTCAGCCGGACTTTGGGCTTTTCGGGGTATAAAATTGTGAACCTGAATCTGGACAGCAGTTTTAACAGCTACAGCGGGGGTATGCGGGCGGCGAAGATGGCACCGGTCGCCATGGCGCTGTCGGATGCGCCGGAAATGGTTACCGATAATCCGGGCAGCGAAGAGATAACGCAGACGGTCAGCGGTTCGATTCAGATGTAGCGGTTTTTCGGCCGTCATACGGTAAAAGGCCGTCTGAAAACCGTTTTTCGGGGTTTCAGACGGCCTTTTTGCGGCAGCGGTGTTTTTATGGTGTGGAAGTGGGGGGCAGAAATGAATCGGGCGGCACGTGTTTTCCGCAGACTCGGGTGCTGCGGCATATGGTGTCTGCTGCCGTTGTTGGCAGCCTGCCAAAACCTGCCCGGGCAGCGGCCGGTGAACGCCGTGCAGAAGGTGCACGGCGTATGTCCGGATAAGCAGAATCTGATGGTATTTTTTGAGCCGTCGGCTGCCGAAGCGGTGGTGTCGTTTGCGCGGCGGCGCGGCGACAAACTGCTTTACAGATACCGCAATTTGAACGGAGTAGCTGTTCATGCCGCCGACGGTCAGGTACGGGCGGTGACGGCATACGGGCAGCTGGCGGGCGTACTGGCCGTTTTGCCGGACGGGTGCGCCTATCCTGCACACTGAGTGCGGCCGGGCGGCTGCCTGTGCGTATACCAAGCCGCCTGCCCGTTTTCAGACGGCCTTTGCTTCATCATCGGGACGGCCGAGAAACAGGCGGTAGGCGGTGTTGTCGGTTTCGTCCTGATAGGTGTAGCCCAAATTGTCGAGGAAGGCGGCGAAGGCGGCATCATCGGCAGGCGGGACGTCGATGGCTACCAGCACGCGGCCGTAGTCGGCACCGTGGTTGCGGTAGTGGAAAAGTGTGATGTTCCAACTGCTCTGCATATGGTTGAGGAACGCCGCCAATGCGCCGGGCCGTTCGGGGAATTCAAAACTGATGACACGCTCGTCGGCGATTTTGTGCGTCCGCCCGCCCACCATATAGCGGATATGGATTTTCGACATTTCGTCGTGGGTCAGGTCGGTATTGGGCAGGCCGGCGGCACTGAGTTCTTCGCTGATTTTGGCTAAGTCTTTGGCACCGGCCGCCTGAATGCCGACAAAAATATGCGCGGTTTGATCATCGCCGTAGCGGTAGTTGAATTCGGTGATGTTGCGGTTGCCCAGTACATTGATAAATTTGAGAAAGCTGCCCGGTGCTTCGGGAATGGAAACGGCAAAAATCCCCTCGTTGCCCTCGCTTAGCTCGCTGCGCTCGGAAACGTGGCGCAGACGGTGGAAATTCATGTTCGCACCACTGTTGACGGCAATCAGGGTCTGGTTTTCGCAACCCGATTGGGCGATATAGGCTTTCAGGCCGGCCAGCGCGAGCGCGCCGGAAGGTTCGGTGATGCTGCGGGTGTCGTCGAAAATGTCTTTCAGCGCGCTGCATACGGCATCGGTGTCCACCAGAATAATATCGTCGAGCAGGTCGCGGCACAGGGCGTAGGTTTCTTCGCCCACCAGTTTCACGGCGGTGCCGTCGGCAAACAGGCCGACATCTTTCAATTCCACCCGTTTTCCGGCATCAATCGACTGCTTCATGGCGCAGGCATCGTCGGTTTCCACGCCGATAACCTTGATTTCGGGGCGGACGTGTTTGATAAATGCTGCTACGCCTGCCGCCAGTCCGCCGCCGCCGATGGGAACGAAAACCGCATCAATCGGCTTGGGATGCTGGCGGATAATTTCCATGCCGATGGTGCCCTGTCCGGCAATCACTTCGGGGTCGTCAAAAGGCGGAATGTAGCTCAAACCGCTTTCGGCAACCAGTTTGACGGCATGGTTGTAGGCATCGGTGTAGGAAGTGCCGGCCAGCACGACGCGGCCGCCGCGCGCACGTACCGCATCGACTTTAATCTGCGGCGTGGTCTCCGGCATCACAATTGTAGCGGTGCAGCCGAGCTTTTGTGCTGAAAGCGCTACGCCCTGCGCATGGTTGCCCGCGCTGGCGGTAATCACGCCGCGCGCCAGCTCTTCCGGTGAAAGTGAAGCCATTTTATTGTAGGCACCGCGGATTTTGAACGAAAATACCGGCTGCAAATCCTCGCGTTTGAGCAAAATCCGGTTTTTCAGACGGCCTGACAGACTGCGCGCTGCTTCCAGCGGGGTTTCGACGGCCACATCGTAAACGGACGATGTGAGGACTTTGGTCAGATAATGGCGGTGGGGTAGGGCGCTCATGGTTGGATTGCGTAAAATTCGTTCGGAAAAATGTAAAACCATACCGACGACAGACGGCGAAAGCAAGAAAAATTTAGCAAGCCTCAGCCTTGTGCGTATAATACCGCCCGTTTGCGGATTGTGCGGCAGGCCGTCTGAAAAAGCGGATAATCGGTGTTTCAGACGGCCTGCCTGTGATTCTGCCCCGGCTTTTTCCGACAACCGATACTGTGGCGCACGATAATGGTGCGGCGCGTTTTTTGCGGTAATCCTCTATGATGAAAAAAACTGTCTGCGCAGCGGTATTGGCCGCCGCGCTACTGACCCAATACGCTCCGGCTGCCGGTAATGCAGCCGCTTCCCAACCGCAAACCGCCGCCGCAGCCGAACCGGCCGCCGCTCCGGTACTGCCCCAACCGCCCCAGGTTGCCGCTGCGGCTTATCTGGTGCAGGATTTGCAAAGCGGCCGGATTCTGGCCGGCAAGGATTTGGATACCCAAATCGAACCGGCCTCGCTGACCAAGTTGATGACGGCCTATCTGACGTTCAAAGCACTGGAAGAAGGGGTGCTCAAACCCGATCAGGAACTGTTGGCTTCGCAGGCGGCATGGCGTGCAGAAGGCTCGCGCATGTTTGTCAATCTGGGCAAGCCCGTGAGCGTGAGCGACCTGCTCAAAGGGCTGATTGTGCAGTCGGGCAACGATGCGGCGATTATTCTGGCCGAAGCCTTGGGCGGTACGGAAGCCGGTTTTGCCGACAAAATGAACGTGCAGGCACAGCAGCTGGGCATGAAAAACACCCGCTTTATCAATGCCACCGGCCTGCCGGGCGAAGGGCATCTGACAACGGTGCGCGATTTGGCCCTGCTCTCGGCGGCGATTATCCGCGACTATCCGCAGTATTATCCGATTTACTCGATGAAATCGTTTAAATACAACAATATCGATCAGCCCAACCGCAATCTGCTGCTGTACCGCGACCCGAGCGTGGACGGCCTGAAAACCGGCCATACCGCCAGCGCGGGCTATAATCTGATTGCATCCAGCAACCGCAACGGCCGCCGCGTGTTGAGTGTGGTGGTCGGAACCGACAGCCCCGAAGCGCGGGCGGCCGAAAGCAGCAAACTGCTCAACTGGGCATTGCAGTCGTTCGATACGCTGAAAGCTTATCAGGCCGGCCAGACGGTTTCGCAGGTCAAACTTTATAAGGGTGCTGCCAATACAGTAGCTGTGGGTTTTTTGGACGATGCCTATCTCACGTTTTCCCGGGGCAGCAGCAAAGACATCCGGCCGGTACTGGAAACCGTACAGCCCGTTCTGGCGCCGGTCAGCAAAGGTCAGGTGCTGGGCAAGCTGAAAATCATGAGCGGCGGCCAAGAGATTGAGTCGCGCGATGTGGTGGCGTTGAACGACGTCGGCGAAGCGGGCTGGTTCGGCCGCGTGTACGACAGCATTGTGTTGTGGTTCAAACAAATGTTTGCCGATTGAAATAAAGGCCGTCTGAAAACGGGCGTAAGGGAAGCTGCTGTCGGGTAAAGACTCCTCAGGCGGCTGCATGACGGTAGGTCGGCGCAGATTTTCGGGAACGGGAGGCACGGTGTCGAAAGCGGTTTTGGGGTTGATTTTTCTGCCGGCGGGCATTGTCAGTATGTGCCTGGCTGCGGTGTGGCAGATGTATGTCGTGCTGACGGAAAGCTATCCGCTTAACCGTTTTCAGGGGCGGCGGTTGGCAGGTGTGGCGGCGGCCATGTTTTTCAGCTTTTCGCTGGCGGTGTACATTTTCTGTCCGAATGCGCGCAGAAAAGGTGTGTTTTTTGCCGTATTAGCCGGCGGCGGGGCATTGATGTATCTGTTGGCAAAATGGTGGCTGCCGTGGCAAGCGTAAAGGCAGTTTGTTGTATCTTTACATAAAACGCGGTTGTGATCGGCAGTTTGCGCCCTTATAGTAAAAAGCAAGCAGCGGCCATGCCGCGCTGCGATCCAAGACGAAAAACATCATTCAAATTAATCGGGAGTTGCAGTATGAAAAAAGATTTTGACAACCAAAAAGAAGCATTGTTGAAAGAAGTCCGTTCCGTATTGGACGAAGTGGAAGGCCTGTATGAAGCAGGTGTGGATCGCGGTTCCGAAGAGGCCAAAGCCCTGTCTGAAAAGCTGAAAGACAAACTGGCTGCCGCCCAGGACAAATTGCAGGACTTTGAAAGCGAAGCAACCCGCCGCGTGAAAAAACACGCCGCACAGGCCGATGCTTATGTACAGGACAAACCTTACTACGCAATGGGCTTTGCCGCACTGGCAGGTCTGGTGGTCGGCGTTCTGTTGAACCGCCGCTGATAACCGGCCCGTCTATCAGGCCCCGAAAACCGCTAGGGCTGTACCGCCTAGCGGTTTTCTTATCGCAACGGGTTTTACCATCTCATTGTGTGGAGGGAGCAAACATGAGTTTGAGCCGCAGCATCAGCCGCTATAAAACGCTGCTGAACAAGGGAACCGATCTGCTGTTGCTGCGTTTGCAGATTTTGCAGATGGACGTATCGCAGCAGCTGGGAACACTGGTACGGCTGCTGGCCGTGGTCGCGGTGGCGGCTGTTTTGGCACTGGTGGCCTTGATCAGTCTGCTGTTCGGCCTGAATGCCGTTTTGCCTCGGGAGACGGCTGTGTGGACATTTTTCGGTATCGGCGGGGGACTGCTGCTGCTGATTGCCGTGCTGTTTGCATGGGCATTGTCGGGCTGGCGGCACCAATGCTCGGAAGTAAACCGTGTTTTGGGCGATATCCGCCGTGATCTGGCCTATTTGCGCGGTGACGTGACGGCCGATACGTTGAACCAAACGGAGTTGGAGAAGCATGAGCAGATTAAACCGTAAAGAGCAGCGGGAGCTGTTGGAGTTGGAAGTGATGCGCAACCGCCTGCAATTGGCGTTGGACAAGGTCAAACAGGACGAGCTTCGCCGTGATCATGCCGATAATCTGGCAGTGGCGCGCATGAGCGGGCTGATCGGCAGCGGCATCAAGGGCAATTTGCTGTGGCGGCTGATTATGCTGCCTTCGGCATGGCGGCACCGTATTGTGCTGGGTGCGCTGGTGTTGCTGTGGCAGATGTGGCGCAAGCAGACACCGCGCCGCAGCCGTTTCCGCCGTTAAGGGCGGCAGGCGGCCGTACGGCAAAGGGGCGGAAAGCCGCTCCTTTTGCCGTTTTGTGTTTTCAGACGGCCCGGTACGGGCGGTTTGGCCGTCTGAAAACGGATGATTTTGAATAAATAGAAAACAGGAATGTGAAATGTTGTATGCAGGTTTGGCCGTTTTGGCCGGTTTGGCGGTATTGGTATGGAGTGCCGACCGCTTTATCGACGGCGCGGCGGCAACCGCCCGCCATTTCGGAATGCCGCCGCTGCTGATCGGTATGGTGATTGTGGGTTTCGGTACTTCGGCACCGGAAATGGTGGTGTCGGTATTTTCGGCATTGGAGGGCAGCCCCGGTATCGCTTTGGGTAATGCTTACGGATCGAATATTACCAATATCGCCCTGATTTTGGGTCTGACGGCGCTGATCAGCCCGATTGTGGTGCAGAAAAGCGTTGTGAAAACCGAACTGCCTGTTTTGCTGGCCGTTACCGCTTTATCGGCCGGCCTGCTGCTGGACGGCAGCCTTTCTTTTTCAGACGGCCTGACGATGCTGGCGGTATTGGCGGCCTATATGCTGTGGACGGTATGGATGAATTTCAGGCAGGCCGGGCAGGGTGCGGAAACGGAGTCTGCCGGAGATTTGCCGCAGATGGCTTTGGGGCGGGGTATTTTCTGGCTGGCGGCGGGTCTGCTGATGCTGGTGCTCAGTTCGCGGCTGCTGGTTTGGGGGGCGGTGGAGATTGCGCAGGGGCTGGGTGTCAGCGACCTGATTATCGGCCTGACTGTCGTGGCTGTCGGGACATCACTGCCGGAGCTGGCTTCTTCGATTATGGCGGCGCGTAAAAACGAACACGATATTGCTGTGGGCAATGTGGTCGGATCGAACCTGTTCAATACGCTGGCGGTGG
Proteins encoded:
- a CDS encoding amino acid aminotransferase, encoding MFFDNIQAAPADPILGLGEAFKAEQRAQKVNLGIGVYKDAQGQTPIVKAVKEAEKRLLDSENTKNYLTIDGVADYNEQTQILLFGENSEVIASNRAKTAQSLGGTGALRVAAEFIKRQTGAQNIWISTPTWPNHNAIFQAVGIPVRDYRYYDKTTHGLDWNGLIEDLSQARAGDVVLLHGCCHNPTGIDPTPEQWRQLADMAAEKGWLPLFDFAYQGFANGLEEDAYGLRVFAEKNRELLVASSYSKNFGLYNERVGAFTLVAADTETAGRAFSQVKSIIRTLYSNPASHGGSTVALVLKDAELKAQWIAELDEMRGRIKQMREKFVALLKEKGAKQDFDFIVRQNGMFSFSGLTPEQVDRLKDEFAVYAVRSGRINVAGITDDNIDYLCESIVGVL
- a CDS encoding SIMPL domain-containing protein (The SIMPL domain is named for its presence in mouse protein SIMPL (signalling molecule that associates with mouse pelle-like kinase). Bacterial member BP26, from Brucella, was shown to assemble into a channel-like structure, while YggE from E. coli has been associated with resistance to oxidative stress.), whose translation is MKRIIMCGLMLAALPAAAEGLNYNVVSFSESATALVANDLMDVRLTVREEGGDRQAVSNAVTRKLNILNARIRGQEAMESELVHRSVSPRYEKGKVAAWLDQATVRVQSRDFQALNKLIAQSQQEAVLQGMNFRVSAQKRSETVNRLSRQALENFQARAEVVSRTLGFSGYKIVNLNLDSSFNSYSGGMRAAKMAPVAMALSDAPEMVTDNPGSEEITQTVSGSIQM
- the ilvA gene encoding threonine ammonia-lyase, biosynthetic, coding for MSALPHRHYLTKVLTSSVYDVAVETPLEAARSLSGRLKNRILLKREDLQPVFSFKIRGAYNKMASLSPEELARGVITASAGNHAQGVALSAQKLGCTATIVMPETTPQIKVDAVRARGGRVVLAGTSYTDAYNHAVKLVAESGLSYIPPFDDPEVIAGQGTIGMEIIRQHPKPIDAVFVPIGGGGLAAGVAAFIKHVRPEIKVIGVETDDACAMKQSIDAGKRVELKDVGLFADGTAVKLVGEETYALCRDLLDDIILVDTDAVCSALKDIFDDTRSITEPSGALALAGLKAYIAQSGCENQTLIAVNSGANMNFHRLRHVSERSELSEGNEGIFAVSIPEAPGSFLKFINVLGNRNITEFNYRYGDDQTAHIFVGIQAAGAKDLAKISEELSAAGLPNTDLTHDEMSKIHIRYMVGGRTHKIADERVISFEFPERPGALAAFLNHMQSSWNITLFHYRNHGADYGRVLVAIDVPPADDAAFAAFLDNLGYTYQDETDNTAYRLFLGRPDDEAKAV
- a CDS encoding D-alanyl-D-alanine carboxypeptidase family protein, with protein sequence MKKTVCAAVLAAALLTQYAPAAGNAAASQPQTAAAAEPAAAPVLPQPPQVAAAAYLVQDLQSGRILAGKDLDTQIEPASLTKLMTAYLTFKALEEGVLKPDQELLASQAAWRAEGSRMFVNLGKPVSVSDLLKGLIVQSGNDAAIILAEALGGTEAGFADKMNVQAQQLGMKNTRFINATGLPGEGHLTTVRDLALLSAAIIRDYPQYYPIYSMKSFKYNNIDQPNRNLLLYRDPSVDGLKTGHTASAGYNLIASSNRNGRRVLSVVVGTDSPEARAAESSKLLNWALQSFDTLKAYQAGQTVSQVKLYKGAANTVAVGFLDDAYLTFSRGSSKDIRPVLETVQPVLAPVSKGQVLGKLKIMSGGQEIESRDVVALNDVGEAGWFGRVYDSIVLWFKQMFAD
- a CDS encoding YqjD family protein, coding for MKKDFDNQKEALLKEVRSVLDEVEGLYEAGVDRGSEEAKALSEKLKDKLAAAQDKLQDFESEATRRVKKHAAQADAYVQDKPYYAMGFAALAGLVVGVLLNRR
- a CDS encoding phage holin family protein, translating into MSLSRSISRYKTLLNKGTDLLLLRLQILQMDVSQQLGTLVRLLAVVAVAAVLALVALISLLFGLNAVLPRETAVWTFFGIGGGLLLLIAVLFAWALSGWRHQCSEVNRVLGDIRRDLAYLRGDVTADTLNQTELEKHEQIKP